One genomic region from Actinocatenispora thailandica encodes:
- a CDS encoding response regulator transcription factor: protein MTATGTITAPAGAALRSAPRTAAVTATGPAAVPGRAGTGSAGARVLVCDDHLVFAESLAMVFVDAGYQVTAVTRSLDEVLGVLHAFPVDVCVLDVGLDLGDRFERLAEIRAAAPATRLVLLAGRRQRQVAPAALAAGVSGLVDKGQHVAAILDTVARVCAGDTVVGPPYQQLPRRGSVPELFRLAAFLTPREREVLCRLVRGEHTAALARSMGVTPATARCHVQNVLTKLGAHTRLEAVTAAVRCGLVDAASGEWLAG from the coding sequence ATGACCGCCACCGGAACGATCACCGCCCCGGCCGGCGCGGCGCTGCGTTCCGCCCCGCGCACCGCGGCGGTGACAGCGACCGGGCCGGCGGCGGTACCGGGCCGCGCCGGTACCGGATCGGCCGGCGCCCGGGTGCTCGTGTGCGACGACCACCTGGTGTTCGCCGAGTCGCTGGCCATGGTGTTCGTGGACGCCGGGTACCAGGTCACCGCGGTGACCCGCAGCCTCGACGAGGTGCTCGGGGTGCTGCACGCCTTTCCGGTGGACGTGTGCGTGCTCGATGTGGGACTGGATCTCGGCGACCGGTTCGAGCGGCTCGCCGAGATTCGTGCGGCCGCGCCGGCGACGCGCCTGGTCCTGCTGGCCGGCCGCCGGCAACGGCAGGTGGCACCGGCGGCGCTCGCCGCCGGGGTGTCGGGGCTCGTCGACAAGGGCCAGCACGTCGCGGCGATCCTGGACACGGTGGCGCGGGTGTGCGCCGGCGACACCGTCGTCGGCCCGCCGTACCAGCAGTTGCCCCGCCGCGGTTCGGTGCCGGAGCTGTTCCGGCTGGCCGCGTTCCTGACCCCGCGCGAACGCGAGGTGCTGTGCCGGCTGGTCCGCGGGGAGCACACCGCGGCGCTGGCCCGGTCGATGGGCGTCACCCCGGCGACCGCCCGCTGCCACGTCCAGAACGTGCTGACCAAGCTCGGCGCGCACACCCGCCTGGAGGCGGTCACCGCCGCCGTACGGTGTGGCCTGGTCGACGCCGCGAGCGGCGAGTGGCTCGCCGGCTGA
- a CDS encoding glycosyltransferase, whose translation MGHRIRVATVITRLAAGAGGVALRGALALDPERFAVTVVTGAAALFPGRSARPGVLAGDAALAVAEPGDLLARAAAAGLAVRRIPALLPQPAPAADALAFAALARLLADFDVVHTHCAKAGALGRAAAYRRGVPRIVHTLHGLPWHDDQPAWRRLAYRRIERRLAGRTDAFLAVGAAVRAAAIRHGLAAPGAIRTIWPVVDPDPAPADRAAARRRLGLPAGVPVVGTVGRIDTQKAPLDWVDGLAASGPSIWGVWVGDGPLRAALRDRVARRGLTDRVRLVGHRDDVPALLPAFDVFTLASRYEGMPCVLVEAMRAGVPVVATAVDAVPELVVPEVTGLLVPPGRPELLGRAARRLLAEPDTARRFAAAAANRLDDRYEPAALGAVLAATYTGVDDARDAEPAPGPGPAPGTGPRPGPERGPAPRPGGDRAARRWRDATDPAVS comes from the coding sequence ATGGGACACCGGATCCGGGTCGCCACCGTGATCACCAGGCTGGCCGCCGGGGCCGGCGGGGTGGCGCTGCGCGGTGCGCTCGCCCTGGACCCGGAACGGTTCGCGGTGACCGTGGTGACCGGTGCCGCGGCGCTGTTCCCGGGCCGGTCGGCGCGGCCCGGGGTGCTCGCCGGCGACGCGGCGCTCGCGGTCGCCGAGCCGGGCGACCTGCTGGCCCGTGCGGCGGCGGCCGGCCTCGCGGTACGCCGGATCCCGGCGCTGCTGCCGCAGCCGGCGCCGGCTGCCGACGCGCTGGCGTTCGCCGCGCTGGCCCGGTTGCTGGCCGACTTCGACGTGGTCCACACGCACTGCGCGAAGGCGGGCGCGCTGGGCCGCGCGGCCGCGTACCGGCGCGGCGTGCCCCGCATCGTGCACACCCTGCACGGGCTGCCGTGGCACGACGACCAGCCCGCCTGGCGGCGGCTGGCGTACCGGCGGATCGAGCGCCGGCTGGCCGGCCGGACCGACGCGTTCCTCGCCGTGGGTGCCGCGGTACGGGCGGCGGCGATCCGGCACGGGCTCGCCGCGCCCGGCGCGATCCGGACCATCTGGCCGGTGGTCGACCCCGATCCGGCACCGGCCGACCGGGCCGCGGCACGCCGCCGGCTCGGCCTGCCCGCCGGCGTACCGGTGGTCGGTACCGTCGGGCGGATCGACACCCAGAAGGCGCCGCTGGACTGGGTCGACGGGCTCGCCGCCAGCGGGCCGTCGATCTGGGGGGTGTGGGTCGGCGACGGGCCGCTGCGCGCGGCGCTGCGGGACCGGGTCGCCCGGCGTGGGCTCACCGACCGGGTCCGGCTGGTCGGCCACCGCGACGACGTGCCGGCACTGCTCCCCGCGTTCGACGTGTTCACGCTGGCCAGCCGGTACGAGGGGATGCCGTGCGTGCTGGTGGAGGCGATGCGGGCCGGAGTGCCGGTGGTCGCCACCGCCGTGGACGCGGTACCCGAGCTGGTGGTGCCGGAGGTGACCGGCCTGCTGGTGCCGCCGGGCCGGCCGGAACTGCTCGGCCGGGCGGCCCGGCGGCTGCTCGCCGAACCGGACACGGCGCGCCGGTTCGCCGCCGCGGCGGCGAACCGGCTGGACGACCGGTACGAGCCGGCGGCGCTGGGCGCGGTCCTGGCCGCCACGTACACCGGCGTCGACGACGCCCGCGACGCCGAACCGGCGCCGGGTCCGGGACCGGCGCCGGGCACCGGCCCACGACCCGGCCCGGAACGCGGTCCGGCGCCGCGGCCCGGCGGCGACCGCGCGGCGCGGCGGTGGCGCGACGCCACGGACCCGGCGGTGTCATGA
- a CDS encoding MFS transporter, which produces MTQTSTTEAAGPTRYRRNLAILTVAQALFLCGTSVDLTLTGLVGYRLAPTPTLATLPAALITVATLAGTGPAAALLARYGRRVAFPAGSITAAAGGLVSVLAVSVASFPLFCLGTALVGGYQAAAGYYSFAAADDAPAGRRGRAVGTVLVGGVLAAVVGPFLATTGVHALPVPFAGAYLLVTVLALGSAGLLRLLREAPVTAPADEPDAARARPLRVIVRTPRFVAGGVGGAVAYLVMSLLMTAAPIAAVDEHHSVAQGASVVQWHLVGMFLPALVSGHLVQRLRPVPVLVAGIVLAVAGAAVAASGTGVITFMVALILVGVGWNLMFVAATTLVAASYRPSERVRTQTAAQTMARVASAAGSLSAGALLATIGWDRTALLTLIPLAVAAGCLVPAVHRRRTIPTDAAPTTATAGAAGAAGAAGAAGAAGEG; this is translated from the coding sequence GTGACGCAGACCAGCACCACCGAGGCGGCCGGGCCGACCCGGTACCGGCGCAACCTGGCGATCCTGACCGTCGCGCAGGCGCTGTTCCTGTGCGGCACCAGCGTGGATCTCACCCTCACCGGACTCGTCGGGTACCGGTTGGCGCCGACGCCGACGCTCGCCACCCTGCCCGCGGCACTGATCACGGTGGCGACGCTGGCCGGCACCGGGCCCGCTGCGGCGCTGCTCGCCCGGTACGGCCGGCGGGTCGCGTTCCCGGCCGGTTCGATCACCGCGGCCGCCGGCGGGCTGGTCTCGGTCCTGGCGGTGAGCGTGGCGAGCTTCCCGCTGTTCTGCCTCGGTACCGCGCTGGTCGGTGGCTACCAGGCAGCGGCCGGGTACTACAGCTTCGCCGCCGCCGACGACGCGCCCGCCGGCCGACGCGGCCGGGCCGTCGGCACCGTACTGGTCGGCGGGGTGCTCGCCGCGGTCGTCGGACCGTTCCTCGCCACCACCGGCGTGCACGCCCTCCCGGTCCCGTTCGCCGGGGCGTACCTGCTGGTCACCGTGCTGGCGCTGGGTTCGGCCGGGCTGCTGCGGCTGCTCCGGGAGGCGCCCGTGACCGCACCGGCCGACGAGCCGGACGCCGCGCGGGCGCGACCGCTGCGGGTGATCGTGCGTACCCCGCGGTTCGTCGCCGGCGGCGTCGGTGGTGCGGTCGCCTACCTGGTGATGTCGCTGCTGATGACCGCCGCGCCGATCGCCGCGGTCGACGAGCACCACTCCGTCGCGCAGGGCGCCAGCGTGGTGCAGTGGCACCTGGTCGGGATGTTCCTGCCGGCGCTGGTCAGCGGGCACCTGGTGCAGCGGCTGCGACCGGTGCCGGTGCTCGTCGCCGGGATCGTACTGGCCGTGGCCGGCGCCGCCGTCGCCGCCAGCGGGACCGGCGTGATCACGTTCATGGTGGCGCTGATCCTGGTCGGGGTCGGCTGGAACCTGATGTTCGTCGCCGCCACCACGCTCGTTGCCGCCAGCTACCGGCCCAGCGAGCGGGTGCGCACCCAGACCGCGGCGCAGACCATGGCGCGGGTCGCTTCGGCGGCCGGCTCGCTGTCCGCGGGCGCGCTGCTTGCCACGATCGGCTGGGACCGGACCGCGTTGCTGACCCTGATCCCGCTCGCGGTCGCCGCCGGGTGCCTGGTCCCGGCGGTTCACCGCCGCCGCACCATCCCCACCGACGCCGCCCCCACCACGGCCACCGCCGGCGCCGCCGGTGCTGCCGGTGCTGCCGGCGCTGCCGGCGCTGCCGGCGAAGGCTGA
- a CDS encoding MmcQ/YjbR family DNA-binding protein, whose translation MTDTAQLRGWAMALPEATETQHFRFRTPKWSVHGRTFLGLGADESTVVCCLTEEAAVRAATADPEHTRVVRRSDARRSFLGLEVRLAGVAADQLHDWVRQAWAAQAPKRLVARYLPD comes from the coding sequence ATGACCGACACGGCGCAGCTTCGGGGCTGGGCGATGGCGTTGCCCGAGGCGACCGAGACGCAGCACTTCCGGTTCCGGACGCCGAAGTGGTCGGTGCACGGCCGCACCTTCCTCGGCCTGGGCGCCGACGAGTCCACCGTCGTCTGCTGCCTCACCGAGGAGGCGGCGGTGCGCGCCGCGACCGCCGACCCCGAGCACACCAGGGTGGTCCGGCGAAGCGATGCCCGGCGCAGCTTCCTCGGCCTGGAGGTCAGGCTGGCCGGGGTCGCGGCCGACCAGCTGCACGACTGGGTACGCCAGGCGTGGGCCGCGCAGGCACCGAAACGGCTGGTGGCCCGGTACCTGCCGGACTGA
- a CDS encoding serine hydrolase domain-containing protein, which yields MLERLGEFCTAALAAHGCPSASVAVVRDGTVVLAEAYGLADVAAGRPATPDTGYLLASVTKPMTATAVCVLADRGLLDLDAPLPAAELAMPAGVDWPAPTPRQLLQHRGGLTGHYDFQYGKDPEPPIDVSFYTRAYRRPGSGYEYANLGYRLLGTLAETASGLPLPRLLAREVFAPLRLASCALGTDAPGPVATRYSIDGRGYPAELSTSHPGATLGRATAADLALFGHRHETLLAPSTVAATRTAAPISDHLGYGLGWCVSRGAGPLIVSHGGGMGGVATMVVAVPELALSVAVLTNSTGKAARDAIVDHLLRSEVPGYRPAMISTAGTAPARPVAPAVGDWSGEITTPDGPVPVTLRVRRDGPADLTLAGGTATATAVPSGEWDLSATFDLQLPTADARRNSPLLGLTVSATQGALTGAARTYRDGDRTGWLGNLLSHPVRLIPR from the coding sequence ATGCTGGAACGGCTCGGCGAGTTCTGCACCGCGGCGTTGGCCGCGCACGGCTGCCCGTCGGCCTCGGTCGCGGTGGTCCGGGACGGCACCGTGGTACTGGCCGAGGCGTACGGGCTGGCCGACGTCGCCGCGGGCCGCCCGGCGACCCCCGACACCGGATACCTGCTGGCGTCGGTCACCAAGCCGATGACGGCCACCGCGGTGTGCGTCCTCGCCGACCGCGGGCTGCTGGACCTCGACGCGCCGTTGCCGGCGGCCGAGCTGGCGATGCCGGCGGGCGTCGACTGGCCGGCGCCGACCCCGCGCCAGCTGCTCCAGCACCGCGGTGGCCTCACCGGCCACTACGACTTCCAGTACGGGAAGGATCCCGAGCCGCCGATCGACGTGTCCTTCTACACCCGGGCGTACCGGCGGCCCGGCTCCGGCTACGAGTACGCCAATCTCGGCTACCGGCTGCTGGGCACCCTGGCGGAGACCGCGAGCGGGCTGCCGCTGCCGCGGCTGCTGGCCCGGGAGGTGTTCGCGCCGCTGCGGTTGGCCAGCTGCGCGCTCGGCACGGACGCACCGGGCCCGGTCGCCACCCGGTACAGCATCGACGGCCGCGGCTACCCGGCGGAGCTGTCGACCAGCCACCCCGGCGCCACGCTGGGCCGGGCGACGGCGGCCGACCTGGCGCTGTTCGGGCACCGGCACGAGACGCTGCTGGCGCCGTCGACGGTCGCCGCCACCCGGACCGCCGCCCCGATCAGCGACCACCTCGGGTACGGGCTGGGTTGGTGCGTGTCCCGCGGCGCCGGGCCGCTGATCGTCAGCCACGGCGGCGGCATGGGCGGTGTCGCGACGATGGTGGTCGCCGTGCCCGAGCTGGCGCTGTCGGTGGCGGTGCTGACCAACAGCACCGGCAAGGCGGCCCGCGACGCCATCGTCGACCACCTGCTGCGGAGCGAGGTCCCCGGTTACCGGCCGGCGATGATCAGCACCGCGGGTACCGCACCGGCGCGCCCGGTCGCACCGGCCGTCGGCGACTGGTCGGGCGAGATCACCACCCCGGACGGGCCGGTGCCGGTCACGCTGCGGGTGCGCCGGGACGGCCCGGCCGATCTGACGCTGGCCGGTGGCACTGCGACCGCGACCGCGGTCCCGTCCGGTGAGTGGGACCTCTCCGCCACCTTCGACCTCCAGCTGCCCACCGCCGACGCCCGGCGCAACAGCCCGCTGCTCGGCCTCACCGTGAGCGCCACCCAGGGTGCGCTGACCGGCGCGGCCCGCACGTACCGGGACGGCGACCGCACCGGCTGGCTCGGCAACCTGCTGAGCCACCCTGTCCGGCTGATCCCCCGTTGA
- a CDS encoding phosphotransferase: MKDRPAGVSDEQLAAAVSDGWGVEVRSVTYRPVGFGSYHWELDAGRPLFATVDVFHDDAAAGLRRLGRALDTALALHRDAGLEFVVAPLPAGTGASVLPLGDRHSVAVFPLVSGEAGRFGAHREQDAPQVLNLLIRLHAATVDAPRTELALPGRDRLEDALRTLDRVWTGGPYAEPTRALLIRRADRIWSLLAEFDRLVERVRGAAGGWVVTHGEPHPGNVLRGPDGPRLIDWDTVRLAPPERDLWMLGGAGLHAEYARRTGRSVSAAALELYRRWWALADIASYVTELRRPHDISADSTASWTYLNHHLG; encoded by the coding sequence ATGAAGGACAGGCCGGCCGGCGTGTCGGACGAGCAGCTCGCCGCCGCGGTGAGCGACGGGTGGGGAGTCGAGGTCCGGTCGGTGACCTACCGGCCGGTCGGGTTCGGCAGCTACCACTGGGAGCTGGACGCCGGCCGCCCGCTGTTCGCGACCGTCGACGTGTTCCACGACGACGCGGCCGCCGGGCTGCGCCGACTGGGCCGCGCGCTCGACACCGCGCTCGCGCTGCACCGTGACGCGGGCCTGGAGTTCGTCGTCGCGCCGCTCCCGGCCGGTACCGGCGCGTCCGTGCTGCCGCTCGGCGACCGGCACTCCGTGGCGGTGTTTCCGCTGGTCTCAGGCGAGGCGGGCCGGTTCGGCGCGCACCGCGAGCAGGACGCACCCCAGGTCCTGAACCTGCTGATCCGGCTGCACGCGGCCACCGTGGACGCGCCGCGCACCGAGCTCGCCCTCCCCGGCCGGGACCGCCTGGAGGACGCCCTGCGCACCCTCGACCGGGTATGGACCGGTGGCCCGTACGCCGAGCCGACGCGGGCGCTGCTGATCCGCCGCGCCGACCGGATTTGGTCGCTGCTGGCCGAGTTCGACCGGCTCGTCGAGCGGGTGCGCGGCGCCGCCGGCGGGTGGGTCGTCACGCACGGTGAACCGCATCCGGGCAACGTGCTGCGCGGACCGGACGGGCCGCGCCTGATCGACTGGGACACCGTGCGGCTCGCCCCGCCGGAACGCGACCTGTGGATGCTGGGCGGCGCCGGCCTGCACGCCGAGTACGCCCGCCGCACCGGCCGGTCGGTCTCGGCCGCCGCGCTGGAGCTGTACCGGCGGTGGTGGGCGCTGGCCGACATCGCCAGCTACGTCACCGAACTGCGCCGCCCGCACGACATCAGCGCGGACAGCACCGCGTCCTGGACCTACCTCAACCACCATCTCGGCTGA
- a CDS encoding response regulator, producing the protein MDPIRVLVVDDQPLFAEALAVWLARQPGFEVVGAVQTVAAARELLAGAHVDVQLVDLDLGADSGVELLDHARDRYPLLRSVILSASRSPEAVATAVRHGAVSWLSKTADGDTLLQVLRGVLRDESWIPPELLAGLLRTLTEPAGSPVLDRLTVRERQVLQCLVDGMTRAQIAELLFMSPNTVRTHTQNLLGKLPAHSALEAVSVALRCGMRPNDVGPRRASAE; encoded by the coding sequence GTGGACCCGATCCGGGTACTGGTCGTCGACGACCAGCCGCTGTTCGCCGAGGCGTTGGCGGTGTGGCTGGCACGGCAGCCGGGGTTCGAGGTCGTCGGCGCGGTGCAGACCGTCGCCGCGGCCCGGGAACTGCTGGCCGGCGCGCACGTCGACGTGCAACTGGTCGATCTGGATCTCGGCGCCGATTCGGGGGTCGAGCTGCTCGATCACGCCCGGGACCGGTACCCGCTGCTGCGCTCGGTGATCCTCAGCGCGTCGCGGTCCCCGGAGGCGGTGGCCACCGCGGTACGGCACGGCGCGGTGTCCTGGCTGTCCAAGACCGCCGACGGGGACACCCTGCTGCAGGTGCTGCGCGGGGTGCTGCGGGACGAGTCCTGGATCCCGCCGGAGCTGCTCGCCGGCCTGCTGCGCACCCTCACCGAACCGGCCGGCAGCCCGGTACTGGACCGGCTGACCGTACGGGAACGCCAGGTGTTGCAGTGCCTGGTGGACGGCATGACCCGGGCGCAGATCGCCGAGTTGCTGTTCATGTCGCCGAACACGGTGCGTACCCACACCCAGAACCTGCTCGGCAAGCTGCCGGCGCACTCGGCGTTGGAGGCGGTGTCGGTCGCGTTGCGGTGCGGGATGCGACCCAACGACGTCGGCCCGCGTCGGGCATCCGCCGAATGA
- a CDS encoding glycosyltransferase family 2 protein, which yields MFPWLLLVFVFGLNFTLWGLIGLLRLVDDRFVRRRDRPEAAPGPRLLRDPDAPRTGPIGLDEVAVLIPAHNESVVLAASIAAVRRLVPAGAVHVVSDGSTDDTVAIARRCGARVVATPGNLGKAGALQYAIRRFGLVRRYRAVLLLDADTQLADGYFDAALPLFDDPAVVAVAGCARTHWSPDTLSHTGQLIVAHRERIYTMTQRLLKYGQTWRSLNATHIVPGFASLYRTEILPRIDMNPPGLVIEDFNMTFEVYRRRLGRVGFRLAAAATTQDPDTFRDYLTQTTRWSLGLWQTVRRHGLRRNLFSVVLALTLLELVSSSVLFVLLPLLFLLLAVPELAPAAASLPGLSTVHGYVRLETLAVGVLLPDYLTTVLVACLQRRPRYLLYLPFFVLLRVVDAAVTLYTLPRAFVARSTGRWTSPTRRPPDPVTAPSTLDTAS from the coding sequence ATGTTCCCCTGGCTGCTGTTGGTGTTCGTGTTCGGCCTCAACTTCACGCTGTGGGGCCTGATCGGGCTGCTGCGGCTGGTCGACGACCGTTTCGTCCGCCGGCGTGACCGGCCCGAGGCGGCGCCCGGACCGCGGCTGCTGCGCGACCCGGACGCACCCCGTACCGGCCCGATCGGGCTGGACGAGGTCGCCGTGCTGATCCCGGCGCACAACGAGTCGGTGGTGCTCGCGGCGTCGATCGCCGCCGTGCGGCGGCTGGTACCGGCCGGTGCGGTGCACGTGGTCTCGGACGGTTCCACCGACGACACCGTCGCCATCGCCCGCCGCTGCGGCGCCCGGGTCGTCGCCACCCCGGGCAACCTCGGCAAGGCCGGCGCGCTGCAGTACGCGATCCGGCGTTTCGGGCTGGTCCGCCGGTACCGGGCGGTGCTGCTGCTGGACGCCGACACCCAGTTGGCCGACGGGTACTTCGACGCGGCGCTGCCGCTGTTCGACGACCCGGCGGTCGTCGCGGTCGCCGGCTGCGCCCGTACCCACTGGTCGCCGGACACGCTGTCGCACACCGGCCAGCTGATCGTGGCGCACCGGGAGCGCATCTACACGATGACCCAGCGGCTGCTCAAGTACGGCCAGACCTGGCGGTCGCTCAACGCCACGCACATCGTGCCGGGCTTCGCCAGCCTGTACCGCACCGAGATCCTGCCCCGCATCGACATGAACCCACCGGGACTGGTCATCGAGGACTTCAACATGACCTTCGAGGTGTACCGCCGGCGGCTGGGCCGGGTCGGCTTCCGGCTCGCCGCCGCGGCCACCACCCAGGACCCGGACACCTTCCGTGACTACCTCACGCAGACCACCCGGTGGTCGCTCGGCCTGTGGCAGACGGTGCGCCGGCACGGGTTGCGCCGCAACCTGTTCTCCGTGGTCCTTGCCCTCACGCTGCTGGAACTGGTCTCCAGCAGCGTGCTGTTCGTGCTGTTGCCGCTGCTGTTCCTGCTGCTCGCGGTGCCGGAGTTGGCACCGGCGGCGGCCAGCCTGCCCGGCCTGTCCACGGTGCACGGCTACGTCCGGCTGGAGACCCTCGCGGTCGGCGTGCTGCTGCCGGACTACCTGACCACGGTGCTGGTGGCATGCCTGCAGCGCCGGCCGCGGTACCTGCTGTACCTGCCGTTCTTCGTGCTGCTGCGGGTGGTGGACGCGGCGGTGACGCTCTACACGCTGCCGCGGGCGTTCGTGGCCCGCTCCACCGGGCGGTGGACCTCGCCGACCAGGCGCCCGCCGGATCCGGTCACCGCACCCTCGACGCTGGACACCGCCAGTTGA